CTCTGGTACTTCACTTAGCGTATCATGTATTCAACACGTATTGTGTCCGATACGACACAACAACTCATTTTAGACCAACAAATTGAAAACTTCGCTACAAAATAGTTGTATCATACTTGCAGACAAGTCAAAGTAGAGACACTATATCATGTGAAACGCTGAAAGCAACTTTTTGAAGTTGacataatcgcaaatatgagtaCCTAGTCTAACCACCATGAAAACAcccaaaaaaagggaaaaaaaaaagtattgaatgCCATAAAATTTACCTGCCCATCAGCTTGAATCTCAGGAATAATAAGACCAGCCCCAGTATGGATAGTGAAACTGAAAAAAAGAGAATGAGATATGTGACATACTGAGGAAGCATGTTTTACGATAACCTCTTGATTGCAGAAGAGAACTGTTTCTAACATATTGcacaaaataaatacaataactTCTAGTGCAGAATAGTTTTCTTGTGCATAAAAACATGTGATTGATCACAGGTAACTGTTAGCACCGAAATCCTGTGATGATAAATAGCTCACAAACTAGTTAATTTGATGATACGGAAACAAAATATTGTTCATACCTATGTGTGCCCTGCAAATTTTGAAGCTCGGCTATGAATCTGGCAAAGCACCTCACTCCATTACCACACATCTGTAAGAAGGAAGTAAAATGGAGTGAACATAAGGAAAATGTGGTCTTCCCACTTCGCCATCATATAATATTAGAGGAATGAATTTACATACTTGACAAATGGGTTATCGGTTTTCCTCAAATCACAGCAAATAGCAAACTGAACCCCCCTTATTTTGTAACCGTATTATGGCGTATCATGATTTCTGGTTCTAAATAAGCGTATGATAATGTAAAAGTGTGCACTAGAGTGTATCTTGTATGAATGTTATGTATTCGCATCGGAGGGTAGGGTACTATAGATTAGGAAAGCATGCTTTACAACAACAATCCCATGAGTACAATTTTCAACTAAAAGAGAATCGTGACATGAAGAAGGTATAATAATCACAAGTATACACACCTCTGGTTCACTTCCATCAGAATTAAAAATTCTCATAGTATAATCAGTACCCTTAACTCCTGGCATTGCAAAGATAACTCCATCAGCACCAATTCCAAAATTGCGGTCACATAACTTAACTGCTTGCTCAGGAGTTATCTTGGGCTCGGATGAATCTCTATTGTCGACCTGATACCAAGCCAATGAAGTTAAAAAGGAAGCAGTCATGTTGGAAGACAACTCAATTCCGAATAGGGTAACATACAAATAAAAGGAAGAATATAGAATACCAAAATGAAGTCATTGCCAAGTCCATGATACTTGACGAAATGAAGAACACCACTTTCCTTCCTATCAAGAAAGGATGAATTAGAAATGTCCTCAGAAGTTAGGGGGGCCATTGATACAGCTGAGACTCGAAAACCCGAACTTAGTTTCAGAGACTTGTTCAATGTCAAATTGTTTGGTGAGAAAGAACAATGTTGGGACTGAATCACATTAGACAGACAAGGTCGAGAACTTGACAGCAATGACGAGGAGGAGGGGATAGAAATAGAGCTTCTGGCAACTGCCATTGATTCTGACTGCAACATCAGAAGTAataatttgattattattatagG
The Silene latifolia isolate original U9 population chromosome 11, ASM4854445v1, whole genome shotgun sequence genome window above contains:
- the LOC141611775 gene encoding diaminopimelate epimerase, chloroplastic; this translates as MAVARSSISIPSSSSLLSSSRPCLSNVIQSQHCSFSPNNLTLNKSLKLSSGFRVSAVSMAPLTSEDISNSSFLDRKESGVLHFVKYHGLGNDFILVDNRDSSEPKITPEQAVKLCDRNFGIGADGVIFAMPGVKGTDYTMRIFNSDGSEPEMCGNGVRCFARFIAELQNLQGTHSFTIHTGAGLIIPEIQADGQVKVDMGEPILTATDVPTNLPSNKELSVVKADLLVDGDTWAVTCVSMGNPHCVTFGKKGEQNLVVDQLNLADIGPKFEHHVVFPARTNTEFVEVFSRSHLKMRVWERGAGATLACGTGACAVVVAAVLEGRADRKCIVDLPGGPLEIEWREEDNHVYMTGPAQVVFYGSVPL